The following are from one region of the Nicotiana tomentosiformis chromosome 7, ASM39032v3, whole genome shotgun sequence genome:
- the LOC104099101 gene encoding putative GATA transcription factor 22 has translation MTPTDHITNSTPPPPFPFVLNNEDYDLNHSLVSPNYYQASSSSSYSSSYHEFFFNSTTNQNQTGYYHRDEYYTPPHQPEVDNEGGLYDVEKKNKVGSGLKLTLWKREDKNENQNEKNPVKWMSSKIKASDQTILEKTTNNSTYIKLKLEDQKQQPSYPLETDYSSNNSNNNIPIRVCADCNTTKTPLWRSGPKGPKTLCNACGIRQRKARRAMAAAAAANGETLTTETSSSSMKKKVNKHLHKEKITKVNVTVPYKKRCKFGQSSSSNTEPKKLGNFEDFLINLTNNLALHQIFPQDEKEAAVLLMALSSGLVHG, from the exons ATGACTCCAACCGATCACATAACTAATTCtactcctcctcctccttttCCTTTTGTGCTTAATAATGAGGATTATGATCTAAACCATTCTCTTGTTAGCCCTAATTACTATCAGGCTTCTTCCTCATCTTCTTACTCGTCGTCATATCATGAGTTTTTCTTCAACTCAACTACTAATCAGAATCAAACTGGATATTATCATCGTGATGAATATTATACGCCACCGCACCAACCTGAG GTGGATAATGAAGGTGGATTATATGATGTAGAGAAGAAAAACAAGGTTGGGAGTGGCCTCAAATTGACCTTGTGGAAGAGAGAAGACAAGAATGAGAATCAAAACGAGAAAAATCCAGTTAAGTGGATGTCTTCAAAGATAAAAGCCTCGGATCAAACAATCCTGGAAAAGACCACCAACAATAGTACTTACATCAAACTGAAGTTGGAAGATCAGAAGCAGCAGCCATCATATCCTTTAGAAACTGATTACAGCTCCAATAATAGTAACAACAATATCCCTATTAGGGTTTGTGCTGATTGTAACACTACTAAAACCCCTCTTTGGAGAAGTGGTCCTAAAGGACCTAAG ACACTGTGCAACGCATGTGGAATCCGACAAAGGAAGGCAAGAAGAGCCAtggcagcagcagcagcagcgaATGGGGAAACTCTCACAACTGAAACATCATCATCTTCAATGAAGAAAAAGGTGAATAAACACTTACACAAGGAGAAGATTACAAAAGTTAATGTTACAGTACCCTACAAGAAAAGGTGCAAATTTGGTCAATCCTCCTCTAGTAATACTGAACCAAAGAAGCTTGGTAATTTCGAGGATTTCTTGATTAACTTGACCAACAATTTGGCCTTGCACCAAATTTTTCCACAAGATGAGAAAGAAGCAGCAGTCCTTCTAATGGCACTCTCTAGTGGCCTTGTTCatggttaa